In Notolabrus celidotus isolate fNotCel1 chromosome 8, fNotCel1.pri, whole genome shotgun sequence, a genomic segment contains:
- the LOC117816767 gene encoding LRRN4 C-terminal-like protein, with product MMPPCRNLTALLLFLCASPALHIHLFTNAASTSPPVTRSRIKYTDFGPDDYDEDISSPDVVSQSRTTVLQHKPQQPCKYDACSEKQEPCEILAERNGCLCPGISRADEPPHAPRIHALKPVSAGADRGKIEIQWCAPSSVVSRYRVVIEGSEGDSMEFKDVSRRGVIRSVEVGTKVCVEAVNKAGSSSPSEFSCMRFDHSESSDRKLLAGVIGGGVALLLILIIAAVILWKYKMHKKAKGDSTDGLGNPSYSTEGTL from the coding sequence ATGATGCCACCGTGTAGGAACCTGACTGcacttctcctttttctgtgtGCCTCTCCGGCCCTCCACATCCACCTTTTCACTAATGCTGCCTCTACATCCCCTCCCGTCACTCGTTCTCGTATCAAATACACGGACTTTGGTCCAGATGACTATGATGAGGATATCTCTTCTCCTGATGTAGTGTCCCAAAGCAGGACCACTGTTCTCCAACACAAACCTCAGCAGCCCTGCAAGTACGACGCCTGCTCAGAGAAACAGGAGCCATGTGAAATCCTTGCAGAACGAAATGGTTGCCTCTGTCCTGGGATCAGTAGGGCAGATGAGCCTCCTCATGCACCTCGCATCCATGCGCTAAAGCCAGTCAGTGCAGGGGCTGACAGGGGGAAGATAGAGATCCAGTGGTGCGCTCCATCTTCTGTGGTGTCACGGTATAGGGTGGTGATTGAGGGAAGTGAAGGAGACAGCATGGAGTTTAAGGATGTTTCACGAAGAGGAGTGATAAGATCTGTGGAGGTTGGGACTAAGGTTTGTGTGGAGGCAGTGAACAAGGCAGGGAGCAGCAGTCCCTCTGAGTTCTCCTGTATGCGGTTTGaccattctgaatcatctgaccGTAAACTTTTGGCCGGGGTCATTGGAGGAGGAGTCGCCCTCCTTTTAATTCTCATCATAGCAGCTGTGATCCTTTGGAAGTATAAAATGCATAAAAAGGCAAAGGGTGACTCTACTGATGGACTGGGTAACCCTTCTTATAGCACAGAGGGAACTCTGTGA
- the si:dkey-34l15.1 gene encoding thiosulfate:glutathione sulfurtransferase encodes MANTGNAEISYEDLKALLEKSQDLLLVDVRSKEEVDKGGIPGAIHIHVDAVDAAFAMEPEEFKAKYGVTKPSLDAPELVFHCQMGMRGGRATSKAQELGYVNARNYKGGYKEWSAKEGN; translated from the exons ATGGCAAACACAG GCAATGCAGAAATCTCCTATGAGGATCTGAAAGCACTTCTGGAAAAGAGCCAGGATCTCCTGCTTGTTGATGTCCGCAGCAAAGAGGAAGTTGACAAAGGAGGTATTCCAGGGGCAATTCACATCCATG TTGATGCAGTGGATGCTGCTTTTGCAATGGAGCCTGAAGAATTCAAGGCCAAGTACGGAGTAACCAAGCCATCATTAGATGCCCCCGAGCTGGTGTTTCACTGCCAGATGGGAATGCGAGGGGGAAGGGCCACTAGCAAAGCCCAGGAACTTGGATACGTGAA TGCACGGAATTATAAAGGAGGATACAAGGAGTGGTCTGCCAAAGAAGGAAATTAA